The genome window TCCAGCACCGCCTCCAGCCCCTGAAACCAGTTGCAATGCAAGACCGCACGCTGGGGCAGCGTATTTTCCATCGGCAGGGTATTGCATTCGTAGTTGGGCAGCGGCGGCGCCGGCGTGCGCTTGCCCAAATATACCCAGACCGCGCCCGCGGCCTCGCGCACCGGATAATGGCGCACCCGCACCTTGGCCGCGAATTCCGCCCGCCGCTCGGGTGGCTCGGAAGGAACGTCGACCACCTTGCCCGAGACATCAATCTTCCAGCCGTGGAAGATGCAGGTAAGCGCGTTGTCCTCGTTGCGCGCCAGCGCCAGCGAAGTGCAGCGATGGGGGCAGCCCTCGTCGAAAAAACCCACCCGCCCATCAGTGGCGCGAAAGGCGATAAAGTTCTCGCCGAACAGCCGTACCCGCACCGGCGCGCCATCGGCCTCCAAGCTGGCGCAACGCACCGCGGGCACCCAATGTTCGCGCAGGTATTCGCCCATCACCGAACCCGGCCCGACCCGGGTCAGTAGTTCGTTTTCCTCGCGTGTCAGCATCGCTTGCTTTCCCTCTTCGAGCTTCAGTCTGGCAGGGTCGGCGGATTGGCGACACCCAAGCAGCGCCAGTCCTGCTCCCTGGGATACCGGATGCCCAGCGCGCGGATCTGGCGGTAATCCACCTCTTGATCGAATCCGGGCGCCGCGCGGCCAGCTTCAAAAGCCCGGATCCCCTCCAGTAACATCCGTCGTACCCGAATGATGATGCTATCGCTCGAACCCAGATACTCCCGGCTGCGATCGACCAGCGTTCCCATCGAGAGCTGGGTGACAAAGTCTTCGTAATGGAAGGTCCACATCCCGCTCCAGTGGCCGTCCTTCATTTTGGCGCGGTCTTGGCCCCAGTTGTTCTCGGCACTGCCAAGGGTCGAGCAAAAATTGTCGGGATCGCCCGAAGTCCGGCTGAGCTGCCAGTCACGCGCGGGCGGCTGGATCGGCGCGGCGGGGTCGTACCAGAAGTACCACTGCGCGGTCCATTCGTCATCGATTGGAATGGCGGCAATGCACAAGCTTTGCAGCGGCGGATCGTTGGGGATGAACGAGAAAAAGGGTAGCACCACCTCGCGGATCCGCGCATAGCAAGTACCGTCGCGCAGATCGCGCAGCGCCGCTTCGCGAAAGCCGTAGGGCTTGGCCAGCAGCTCGAAGGTCGGCGCGGTAACCGCGGCCAGGCCGGCCAGCTTACCAGCGGGCTGAACCAACCACGACTTGTGAAGGATCCCAACATGGGCGGCATCCAGCACCGCTTCGAAACCCTGCAACCAGTTGCAATGGAGCAGCGCGCGCAAAGGCATCAGATGGCTGGCAGGTAGGCGATTGAACTCGAAGTCATAGAAGCGCGGCGGCGGCTGACGGCGGCCTAGATAAACCCACACCACCCCACCAGCCTCGCGCACCGGATAGTGGCGCACCCGCACCTTGGCGGCGAATTCGGTCCGTCGCTCGGGTGGCTCGGAGGGGACATCGACCACCTTGCCCGAAACATCGATTTTCCAGCCATGGAAAATACAGGTCAGCGCATTGTCTTCATTACGGGCCAGCGCCAACGAGGTGCAGCGATGAGGACAGCCCTCGTCGAAAAACCCGAGCCGCCCGTCGGTTGCCCGAAAGGCGACGAAATTGTCGCCGAACAACCGCACCCGCATCGGCGCGCCGTCAGCTTGTAGGGTGGCCGCGCGCAGCGCCGGAACCCAGTATTCGCGGCCCAGCATTCCCATCGGAGTGCCCGGCCCCACCCGGCAGAGCAGCTCGTTGTCTTCGCGCGTCAGCATGCCATCTCGTTGCGGTCAAATTGCGTGCTCACCTGCGCCGGCGTTTTGCCATCGAAGGCTCGGCCGCCGGCATAAGCTATTCCACCCAGGTCGGCGGATTGAGCGTGTCGATCTGCTTCCAGGAAATGTCATTCTTGAAGCGGATGCCCAGGGCCCGGACTTTGGTGTAATCGACCTCGTCGAGCAGGCCGAAGGGGGGGATGCCACTGCGTTGATACTCCCGCACAGCCTGCAAAAGCATCCGCCGCGCCCGAATGATGATGCTGTCGCTGGAGCCCAGGTATTCGCGGCTGCGATCAACGATTGCACCCATCGATTCCTCGGCGACGAAGTCCTCGAACTGCAGGATACTGGTGATGCCGGTCCAGTGCCCTTCCTTCATGGCTTTGCGATCCTGCTTCCACATGTTATCGATGCTGCCCATGCTGGAGCAGAAGTTGTTTTTGTCACCGGAATGGCCGACCAGGCAATCACC of Candidatus Binataceae bacterium contains these proteins:
- a CDS encoding Rieske 2Fe-2S domain-containing protein, with amino-acid sequence MLTREDNELLCRVGPGTPMGMLGREYWVPALRAATLQADGAPMRVRLFGDNFVAFRATDGRLGFFDEGCPHRCTSLALARNEDNALTCIFHGWKIDVSGKVVDVPSEPPERRTEFAAKVRVRHYPVREAGGVVWVYLGRRQPPPRFYDFEFNRLPASHLMPLRALLHCNWLQGFEAVLDAAHVGILHKSWLVQPAGKLAGLAAVTAPTFELLAKPYGFREAALRDLRDGTCYARIREVVLPFFSFIPNDPPLQSLCIAAIPIDDEWTAQWYFWYDPAAPIQPPARDWQLSRTSGDPDNFCSTLGSAENNWGQDRAKMKDGHWSGMWTFHYEDFVTQLSMGTLVDRSREYLGSSDSIIIRVRRMLLEGIRAFEAGRAAPGFDQEVDYRQIRALGIRYPREQDWRCLGVANPPTLPD